GGAAGGGCGAGCTGGCTCCAGGTGGCGCCGTCGAGGCTGCCCATCAGCCAGAACAGGACGCCGCGGGTCTGCTGCTCGTCGCCGGCCTGCAGGACGAGGAAGCTGGTGAAGCCGGAGAGGAACTGTCCGATGCCGACCCCGGCGAGGACGAGTCGCAGCGGGGAGAAGCCGCCGCCTCGGCGGGCCATGGCCCAGACCAGGGCGAAGGAGGCGAGGGCTCCGGCGAAGGCGGCGGCGGAGACGCCGAAGCCCAGGCCGGTGCCGATGCCGACCCCGAGGACGATCACGGCGACGGCGCCGAGGGACGCACCGGAGGAGATGCCGAGCAGGTACGGGTCGGCGAGCGGGTTGCGCACCATGGCCTGGACGGCGGTGCCGACCAGGCCGAGGCCCGCGCCGACGACGGCCGCCAGCAGGGCGCGGGGGGCACGCAGCTGCCAGACGATCAGGTCGCGGGTTCCGGGCTCGGGTGCGGCGCCGGTGAGCCGGCGGCCGACGACGGTCCAGACCTCGCCGACGGGGATGTCCACGGCGCCGAGTGAGACGGCCAGGGTCAGGGCGGCGACGAGGGCGGCGCCGAGTGCCGTCGCGACGGCGCCGGCCCGTACGGTGCGCACGGGCAGGCGGTCGACGGCCGCGGGGGGTGCGGCCGTCATCTACTGCCCGTCCTTGACCAGGTCCGGGTGGACGGTGCGGGCGATCTGCTGCACGGTGTCGGCGTTCCGGGTGCCGGCGATGGTGGTCACCTCGGAGCCGATCCGCAGGAAGTGGCCTTCCTGGACGGCCTTGAGGCCCTTGGTGGCGGGGAACTCGCGCAGGAACTTCTCGGCCTCGTCGAAGGCCTTCGTGTTCTCGGCCTCGCTGCCCTTGTTGCGCACGCCGAGCTGGATCCAGTCGGGGTTCCTTCCGACGACCTCCTCCCAGGAGACGGGCTTGAAGTCGCCGTCGCAGTCGGCGAACACGTTGCGGGCGCCGGCCAGGGTGATCACGGCGTTGGCGACCTGCTTCCCGCAGACGGCGATCGGCTGCTTGGTGCCGGCGTCGAAGTCGAAGAAGAAGTAACCGGGCCGCTTGTCGGCGGCGATGCCCGCGACGGCCGTCTTGACGGCGCCGGCCGTCTTCTCCATGCCGGCCACGAGCTCGTCGGCCTTGGCGGAGGTGCCGGTGACCTGGCCGAGGCGCATGATGTCGGCCTCGACCCCGGAGAGGTCCTGCTGGGGACCCTGGGCCATCGCCGCGCAGGCGGTGGAGTGCAGGAAGACGCGCTTGATCCCGGCGGCCCGGTACTCCTGGTCGGTCGGGGTGCTTCCCATGCCGCCGCCCATGCCGCCCATGTCGGCGAAGGTCTCGACGTACAGGTCGGCGCCGGAGCCGAGGAGCTTCTCCTTGGGGATCACCATGTCCCCGAGGACCGGCACCTTGGCGCCCTGGTCGGCGACGGCGGCCGGAAGGCTGCCCTTGCCGGGCGGGAAGCCGGTGCCGATCACCCTGTCACCGACGCCCAGCTGCAGCAGCATCTCCAGGCTGGACGCGTTGCTGGTGACGATCTTCTTCGGGGCCGCGTCGAAGACCGTCTCCTTGCCGGCGCAGTCCGTGACCTTGACGGGGAACGCGGCAGCCGCGGCCGGGGCGGTCGGCGCGGCCGGGCTCGCGTCGCCGGATGTGGCGCCGGATGTGGCGCCGCCGTCGCTGCCACAGCCGGTGGCGAGCAGGGCGACCGCGGCAGCCACGCCGCACAACACGCGAGAACGCATGGAACTCTCCTGGGAAATCCGGGTGTACGGGCCCGCCACTGCGGGCTCGGCCAGTAGTCGTCCGGATCACGGGTGGAGTTCCCGCGGATCCCCGGAATTCTCTTTGCCGGCCCCTGACCCGCGCTCTCAGGTCCCTCGTGCATGACGGGGCGCCGTCATCAGCCCCGATGTCCGCCCGAGAAGCCATTCCGGCAGCATCCCCTGGGAGAGCCCGCCACGCACCGTCAGCGCACCCGCGCCCGACGGGCGGTCCGTTGCCGGGGCTCCTCACCGTGGAGGCGGCGTCTCAGTGCGCCGGCTGCCATCCGAGCGCGGGAGCGAGGCCGGTGGCGATGTCGGTGAGGATCCGCACGTAGTCCTCGTGGTCGAAGGTGAACGGCAGCGCGAAGACGACCTCGTCCACCTCCCGGAACGCGGCGTGGGCGTAGAGCCGTTCGGCGATCTCGGCGGACGTCCCGATCAGGTCCGGCGCGAACACCGTCCGCGCGGGTCCCTGCGGAGCAGCGGTGCGCGGCGTCCGGTTCCGCACGTACTCCCGGTACTTGGCACGCTGCTGCGCCGACGCACCGTCGGTGGGGATGACGACCAATCCTGGGAGGCTCGGGCACGCCCGCCCTCGGGGTGGCGGGCACGGAAGGCGGCGATCTGCGAGCGCTGGATCTCGGCGAAGTCCTCCGACTCCTCCACCCGCACCACGTTGCTGGTCAGCAGGCTCAGTCCCTGCTCACCCGCCCACCGCGCCGAGCGCAGGCTCCCGCCGCCGTACCACATGCGGCCTGCCAGGCCGGGCGAGACGATCGCCGCCGCCGTTCCCGACCCGGGCGACCGACTGGACTTCGAGGCCCTGGACCGACCGCTTGCGGGCGTCACCTTCGACTCGGCGGAGCAGTTCCAGAAGCACCTGCGCGACCACATCGCCCGCGACGTGGAACGGCGTGCCGACCCCGCACACGGCGCCGATCTGGGCGCCTTCCTGGCACTGCTCTCGCTGTTCGGCCAACTGCCCCGGGTGGCCGCCTCCGGCCGGCTCGCCGCCCGCTCGATCGGCGAGGACCTGGACGGCTGGTGGTCGGGGTTCTTCGACTTCCTCGCCTCCGGGCCGCCCGCCTTCCGTCTCCACCAGTTGCTCGCGCTGTCCGAGGCGGGAGTGGTGCACTTCCTCGGCGCCGACCTCCACGTGAGGGCCGACGAGGCGACCGGCGCCTTCCGAGCCTCGAACCCGACCGTGCCCGGCCACGTGGTGGAAGCCACCGCCCTGGTCGACAGCCACCTGCCCAGGCACACGGTCGGCCGCTCCGACGACCCCGTGCTGCGCGGTCTCCACCGGTCGGGTGAGATCGCCGAGGACGTGGTGACCGACGGGACGGGGACACACCGTTCGGGCTTGGTCGCCGTCTCCCCCTCCGACGGCCGGATCCTCGACCCCACGCTGGGCGGTGCCCCGCATCCCCGCCGCCTCGCCCTCGGTCCGCACACCAACGCCCGTGCCTACGCGGCCTTCGCCAGGCCCCGCACAACGCACCGGCGTTCCGCCAGAACGACGCCGCCGCCCGTACGATCCTGCGAAGTCTGGCCGGGATCCCGATTCCGGCACCGGACCGAGCAGCCGAACGCGAAGGGCACCGGCCATCCGCCTGAACACCCGCCCATCCGTGACCGTGACCGACCTGCCCCCTCGGCACGGATGGTCGGCGGGTCGGCGGGTCGGCGGTGCAGGACGACCGGACCGGTGCCGCGGTGGGCGCCGTCGGCGACGACGGTGGTGTCCGTCGGCGAACGGGCGGGTCCGAGGCCCGGCGAGGCCGCAGTATGGAGAGGTGGGCGGCTTCGACGGCCGGTGTCGGGCCGCCGGGCGGACTGCCCAAGGAGGAACGATGGCGGCGAACGAGGCTCCGGCTCCGGTGGTCTCGGCGGAGGCCGAAGCACGCACCGAGCTGTTGAAGGCGATCAGCGCGGAGATCCGGGCGCTGGACCGGTACAGCGGCCAGCACCACCGTGCCCTGGTGGAGCTGGCCCACGCGTACGCGCTGGTCACCGGCGGTGTCGGGGCTCCGGCCACCTCCAGCCCGGAACAGCGGCTGTAGCCGGGCCGGCGGCAACACGGTGGTGCACGACCCCGGTGATCCGGGAGACGAGCAGCGGTTGCTGAGCTCGGCGTTCACGGGGCTGGCAGCCGGGCTGCTCCTACTCGACGCGGGCGGACGGATCCTGGCCGCCAACCCGCGGGCCGTGGAACTGCTGGGCCGCCCGGCGATCGCGATGGTGGGAGCGGACGCCCACGAGTTGCTGCACCGGGACCCCGGCGGTGCCGCGATTCCGCGCTCCCGGTGCCTGCTGCTGGCGGTCGCCGAACACGGGCGGCCGGCCTGGGGCGAGAGCGACGCCTTCCTGACCGGTGACGGCAGGGCTCTGCCGGTGCGCTGGTCGGCGGCGCCCGTCGTGCGCGAGGGGCGGACGGTGGGCCTGGCGGTGTTGTTCGCCGATGTCGCGGGGAGCAGTGCGCCCGTCGGCCGCGAGGCCGCCCGGGTGGACCACCTGGAGGATCTGACCGAGCGGCTGACCCTGGTCGGCGAGATCACCGAGGTGCTCTCCGAGACGCTGGACGTCGAGGTGGCGGTGGACCGGCTCGGCCCGCTGATCGTCCCCCAGCTGGCCGACTGGGTGGCCGTGGATCTACGGACTCCCGACGGCGACGTCCGCCGTGTCGCCGTCCTCGGCCCGGAGGGGCGGGCCTCCGTCCTGGAGGCATGGCGGGGCACCCTGCCATCGCCGACGGCTCTCTCGAATTCCGCCCTGGTCCGGGTGCTGCACGGTGCCGAGCCCCAGCTGCTCGGCATCCGGGAGATAGCCGAACCACCCGATGCCCCTCTCGCGGCCGTGCAGACGGGGTTCCTGCGCGCCCTGGGCGCGACCTCGGCAGCCGTCGTCCCGCTGACCAGCGTCCGCGAGACCACCGGGGCGATCACGGCGGTGCGCACCGGTCCGGACCAGCCCTTCACCGCGAGCGAGCTCGCCCTGCTCGCCGACATCGGCCACCGGGCCGGCATGGCCATCGACAACGCCCGCCTGTTCGGCGAGCAGCGCGACATCGCGACCGCCATGCAGCACC
The window above is part of the Kitasatospora sp. HUAS MG31 genome. Proteins encoded here:
- a CDS encoding FecCD family ABC transporter permease gives rise to the protein MTAAPPAAVDRLPVRTVRAGAVATALGAALVAALTLAVSLGAVDIPVGEVWTVVGRRLTGAAPEPGTRDLIVWQLRAPRALLAAVVGAGLGLVGTAVQAMVRNPLADPYLLGISSGASLGAVAVIVLGVGIGTGLGFGVSAAAFAGALASFALVWAMARRGGGFSPLRLVLAGVGIGQFLSGFTSFLVLQAGDEQQTRGVLFWLMGSLDGATWSQLALPSAAVGLALLALQARARSLNALLMGDETAAGLGVDVTRLRRELFAVTSLLTGVLVAVSGAIGFVGLLVPHVCRLLVGGDHRRLLPVSALAGAVLLVVVDTVARTALDTQELPIGVVTALLGAPVLLYLLDRRLERG
- a CDS encoding SpoIIE family protein phosphatase; translated protein: MLSSAFTGLAAGLLLLDAGGRILAANPRAVELLGRPAIAMVGADAHELLHRDPGGAAIPRSRCLLLAVAEHGRPAWGESDAFLTGDGRALPVRWSAAPVVREGRTVGLAVLFADVAGSSAPVGREAARVDHLEDLTERLTLVGEITEVLSETLDVEVAVDRLGPLIVPQLADWVAVDLRTPDGDVRRVAVLGPEGRASVLEAWRGTLPSPTALSNSALVRVLHGAEPQLLGIREIAEPPDAPLAAVQTGFLRALGATSAAVVPLTSVRETTGAITAVRTGPDQPFTASELALLADIGHRAGMAIDNARLFGEQRDIATAMQHHLLTELPRGPKLQLAARYQPAPAGSRVGGDWYDAFPLRGGATALVIGDVVGHDLQAAARMAQLRNILRALAWDRQEAPAAVVARLDDAMTGLTDVPMATMILAYVEGSPDGPWRLRWTNAGHPPPLLLPAAGTPPSGEAHYLDAGQGLVLGAGGDPERADGVAALPAGSTLLLFTDGLVEVPGTDIGARLEGLRRHAAAVVGRPLEEFCDLVLRAVPPGSTDDTALLALRIPAG
- a CDS encoding ABC transporter substrate-binding protein; translation: MRSRVLCGVAAAVALLATGCGSDGGATSGATSGDASPAAPTAPAAAAAFPVKVTDCAGKETVFDAAPKKIVTSNASSLEMLLQLGVGDRVIGTGFPPGKGSLPAAVADQGAKVPVLGDMVIPKEKLLGSGADLYVETFADMGGMGGGMGSTPTDQEYRAAGIKRVFLHSTACAAMAQGPQQDLSGVEADIMRLGQVTGTSAKADELVAGMEKTAGAVKTAVAGIAADKRPGYFFFDFDAGTKQPIAVCGKQVANAVITLAGARNVFADCDGDFKPVSWEEVVGRNPDWIQLGVRNKGSEAENTKAFDEAEKFLREFPATKGLKAVQEGHFLRIGSEVTTIAGTRNADTVQQIARTVHPDLVKDGQ